One Archocentrus centrarchus isolate MPI-CPG fArcCen1 chromosome 14, fArcCen1, whole genome shotgun sequence DNA window includes the following coding sequences:
- the LOC115791970 gene encoding myosin-9-like, which yields MSNKQEETEFVYTLPQSTLHNLIVIQNALKETLAENAILKEGTNRAREQIKELMNNRAREQIKELMNSKSSMQSKLDQYELQVKNLNEAQEKPSDLELEVKSLKEQLQQRDSEILNLKQEKEILSTKLEGLQKDQITLLNEGTRREKLEQEKQALEEESKKLLDEQTLVYETKENVKMAIVKFNEGKKKFKDGNKNFKEEKPLEESLHEQCQETEKVSEAENKLTEVQKELEDKKAEIAEAKKEAKETKDELNKVLIILDEQRKVIEDRQKENEQVKKELTEVQKSLEESKKEREKARKDADDAKDELQKALAEEKKQSEQTMKELKEVQKSLEDEKKEILEMKSELAEQVKKLEEAHKNLLEMQNLQVAQSNMENDCGVSYFS from the exons ATGAGCAATAAGCAAGAAGAAACAGAATTTGTGTACACTTTGCCACAAAGTACGCTTCACAATCTCATTGTGATTCAGAACGCCCTCAAAGAGACTTTGGCTGAAAATGCCATCTTAAAAGAGGGAACCAACAGAGCCAGAGAGCAAATCAAAGAGCTGATGAACAACAGAGCCAGAGAGCAAATCAAAGAGCTGATGAACAGTAAGTCTAGCATGCAATCAAAGCTGGACCAATACGAGCTTCAAGttaaaaatctaaatgaagCTCAAGAAAAACCCAGTGACTTGGAACTGGAAGTGAAGAGCCTAAAAGAGCAGCTTCAGCAGAGGGACAGCGAAATCCTGAACCTGAAGCAGGAGAAAGAGATTCTGTCCACCAAACTTGAAGGTCTTCAAAAAGACCAGATCACTCTGTTGAATGAGGGAACACGCAGAGAGAAACTGGAGCAGGAGAAGCAAGCTCTCgaggaagaaagcaaaaaactcCTGGACGAGCAGACGTTGGTctatgaaacaaaagaaaacgtTAAAATGGCCATCGTAAAGTTTaatgaaggaaagaaaaaatttaaagatggaaataaaaatttcaaagaAGAAAAACCACTGGAAGAAAGTCTGCATGAACAGTGTCAGGAAACTGAAAAGGTGAGTGAGGCAGAGAACAAACTGACAGAAGTGCAGAAAGAACTGGAGGACAAGAAAGCAGAAATCGCTGAGGCTAAGAAAGAAGCTAAAGAGACAAAGGATGAATTAAACAAAGTGCTGATAATACTGGATGAGCAAAGGAAAGTTAtagaagacagacagaaagaaaatgaacaggTAAAGAAAGAACTGACAGAAGTGCAGAAATCTTTGGAAGagagtaaaaaagaaagagagaaggcaAGGAAGGATGCTGATGATGCAAAAGATGAACTGCAAAAAGCATTAGCAGAAGAGAAGAAACAAAGTGAACAGACAATGAAAGAGTTAAAAGAAGTGCAGAAATCACTGGaagatgagaaaaaagaaatactagAGATGAAGAGTGAACTAGCAGAACAGGTAAAGAAACTGGAAGAGGCCCACAAGAATCTGCTGGAAATGCAGAATTTGCAGGTTGCACAGTCGAACATGGAAAACGact GTGGCGTGAGCTACTTCTCCTAG
- the LOC115792494 gene encoding uncharacterized protein LOC115792494 isoform X2, producing the protein MLHHIYTTMKIKLLDSSPVALTYSRCSCVAGTVMCNHTVALLFQTAHYSELRVPVVPPVHSCTKSEQQCHKPRTMGVKPGPINSMVFTKPVPNRMVQTGVRSGFYRGMVGPLPDPCIFRITEAYAEFKIEDRPLVTTMNMRPDKPLVESAFGLVQEGSVLSYQQPVLKSRYITLHHDAPPTPHLPLEGFDILPLDCAFVCSEEELLRLKSLSVTLEMAQKTEAATREQSSSSEWHLLRRPRVPPGFAKCDMSEARALPSAS; encoded by the exons ATGCTGCATCATATATACACAACTATGAAg ATTAAGCTTCTGGATTCATCACCAGTGGCGCTGACATATAGCCGGTGCTCCTGTGTGGCAGGCACTGTTATGTGCAATCACACAGTGGCACTGCTCTTCCAAACAGCACACTACTCAGAACTCAGAGTGCCTGTTGTCCCTCCTGTCCATAGCTGCACCAAATCTGAACAGCAATGCCACAAGCCACGCACAATG GGTGTGAAGCCAGGACCCATCAACTCTATGGTCTTCACTAAGCCGGTACCAAATAGGATGGTCCAGACTGGAGTACG GAGTGGATTCTATAGAGGCATGGTGGGTCCGTTACCAGATCCCTGCATATTCAGAATAACAGAGGCATATGCAGAATTTAAAATTGAGGACAGGCCACTTGTGACCACGATGAACATGAGACCTGATAAGCCCCTTGTGGAAAGTGCCTTTGGCCTGGTGCAGGAGGGCAGTGTTCTATCATATCAGCAGCCAGTTTTGAAATCCCGGTACATCACACTACACCATGAtgcaccaccaacaccacactTGCCTCTGGAGGGTTTCGACATCTTGCCATTAGACTGTGCGTTTGTGTGCTCAGAAGAGGAGCTCCTACGTCTCAAGAGCTTGTCTGTAACTCTGGAAATGGCtcagaaaacagaagcagctacaCGTGAGCAAAGTTCCAGCTCTGAGTGGCATCTTCTCCGCAGGCCCAGAGTGCCTCCAGGTTTCGCGAAGTGTGACATGTCAGAGGCCAGAGCTCTGCCGAGCGCATCATGA
- the LOC115792494 gene encoding uncharacterized protein LOC115792494 isoform X1, whose product MRKSEAPHRLSIKLLDSSPVALTYSRCSCVAGTVMCNHTVALLFQTAHYSELRVPVVPPVHSCTKSEQQCHKPRTMGVKPGPINSMVFTKPVPNRMVQTGVRSGFYRGMVGPLPDPCIFRITEAYAEFKIEDRPLVTTMNMRPDKPLVESAFGLVQEGSVLSYQQPVLKSRYITLHHDAPPTPHLPLEGFDILPLDCAFVCSEEELLRLKSLSVTLEMAQKTEAATREQSSSSEWHLLRRPRVPPGFAKCDMSEARALPSAS is encoded by the exons ATGAGGAAGAGTGAGGCACCACACAGATTAAGT ATTAAGCTTCTGGATTCATCACCAGTGGCGCTGACATATAGCCGGTGCTCCTGTGTGGCAGGCACTGTTATGTGCAATCACACAGTGGCACTGCTCTTCCAAACAGCACACTACTCAGAACTCAGAGTGCCTGTTGTCCCTCCTGTCCATAGCTGCACCAAATCTGAACAGCAATGCCACAAGCCACGCACAATG GGTGTGAAGCCAGGACCCATCAACTCTATGGTCTTCACTAAGCCGGTACCAAATAGGATGGTCCAGACTGGAGTACG GAGTGGATTCTATAGAGGCATGGTGGGTCCGTTACCAGATCCCTGCATATTCAGAATAACAGAGGCATATGCAGAATTTAAAATTGAGGACAGGCCACTTGTGACCACGATGAACATGAGACCTGATAAGCCCCTTGTGGAAAGTGCCTTTGGCCTGGTGCAGGAGGGCAGTGTTCTATCATATCAGCAGCCAGTTTTGAAATCCCGGTACATCACACTACACCATGAtgcaccaccaacaccacactTGCCTCTGGAGGGTTTCGACATCTTGCCATTAGACTGTGCGTTTGTGTGCTCAGAAGAGGAGCTCCTACGTCTCAAGAGCTTGTCTGTAACTCTGGAAATGGCtcagaaaacagaagcagctacaCGTGAGCAAAGTTCCAGCTCTGAGTGGCATCTTCTCCGCAGGCCCAGAGTGCCTCCAGGTTTCGCGAAGTGTGACATGTCAGAGGCCAGAGCTCTGCCGAGCGCATCATGA